The genomic window GACCAGATTTCTGTTGTTAATACTctgtcttaaatatttattagctttgatttaataatattttagtacaaaaattttttattttgcttatataatatgaataaatgtatgcattttaaagttgtattcaaatatatataaaaaaatgtggacATTGGATAAAAgttaactattttgtatttctatgTTAAATGGAAAGATTATGTAtgtcaatacaatattattttattatacatttaataaataattccgAGCGGcagatttaagtttaaatagtattagtattttaaaatttaaaatgcattgtaTGTTGGAATTTTTGAATGGAGCTGTAAATTATAGAcgttatataaagtatttttagtcCTTATACTCTACCCTGaagaatttattcaataaatataattcgtaGCGTATTTTAcaagtaatgataatataattgtcattagtcattacttttgcacttttaaaagtattttgcttaaaatagtacagattatttaagtaagttttcaataaaaaaaaaaaaataaaaaaaataaagtgtgTGCCattagggtttttttttttttttttaataactcaatGTTAGTTTAGTTAActgcattttaaattgtaattgtattaaattattgtgctTTTCTtgcgttttatttttgattgtaatattttgtataaaaagtattattttctattaaaatgtaatggtttttttttttttattggtattatcatatttaaaacttggaaaatcatataatctaatttgttaatattcttagttattttttatcagaCTTAAATCTTGGAAAAGTTgacgttaattttaatattttcatatacatttacatatttttaccgttttccgatttaaatttttcactaTAGTCTGGTAATACTAcggttttatttatgtttttgtgaTTCGaacaatgtacaataatattgcccTGCACCTAAACTTCCTAAACGATATGGAAATTGATTagtttgatttttcttttatgtttAGTGTTCAaaagatgtaaaaaaaaaagaggaacacaccaaacattaaaaataaagcgtGTGTATAGGTTACGAGGATTTTAGGTGTACCCTCGAATCATATAGAACTACACTAAACATTATTCacggaaaaataaaacaatagtatgAAACctgttagaataatatttaggaaCATAAAACGACTGCACGATTTTCCAATTTTATGAAacacacaatataatgttacttttatatagtttatataattttatagtttaatttgttGCACTACACTTTACttagtattaattagtaatactatacattatcagaatcaaacaataatattcaaatgttttatgcatatgtaaaataataattgtatattataatgccaaTTTCATACccaatattattcaatcatataaattattatattatcccaCAATTAAACTTCAAGTATCACGTGAAATGTTAATTAAgagtaactttaaaatattcaaagggatatttcttcaataattttttatttacttacatacctatagttatagtagcgttatatgattttgtttaaGCCGACATGGATGATGATGTGATAGAGATCAATTCGGTTGCTGGTttcattactattttaacAAGAATCATTAGGAATACAGAAGATAGAAATGCAAACATCCATATCGCCGATGCTGTCATGAATAGAATATTGTCATTCGATCTACCTACTgacaaaatacatgtattttctgttctactaaataatataatgtttttatatcacGTAGCTAGTCATAGACAATTAATTGAAGTAAGACGatataacactatatatatataaggccGTTGtacctaacatattatttcttttttctttttaaatataatattcttagtaTGTAGCTTTCAAAAAAAGATTAGCCGAACTATCAATAGATTATGCTTTAGtagattatgaattaaaaactacCAATGAAAACAAAGATGTTTTAGAGCATACccttaaagtatttattatttttttttaattaaaatttgaaaaatgtacagaaaataaattatgcacaatatgtttgtttaggacattgaaaaaaaagtatgtttatCCTCGAGACATATAGCCTGGTTGAAGAGTTTGATATTTGTAGCCACAAATGAACAAATTTTAGAATGGATTCTCATGATCATTTCTCAcacattgaaatattgttcAGACATAGAAGAAGAATTGTTCAGATTCGTCCCACacttttatatagataatctGTTAGGGTTAGCTGTTTTATTACCtgattatacaaacataaccCAGAcgtttgatgatattatagttgGTAATATTACacgttagaaaaattatacattgatatattaaataaaaattgtaattttaggtaaaaaatGGTTAGCCACGTTGATCGCTGAAATACtaatgaaaattttcaatGACCAAAGAATAATTCATCCGAAATCAagagaaataataacacaaggaataactttatatttaacacatccTAAATCAATTGTTCTTCTTCAAGAAGTTTCAGAAAAATCgtaagatttaatatttgacagtataactaattaaatctatcaaatattttaaagattgtttttattttttataattatgatgcaTATACTATAACATCAGTTTCAGTATACatgatttatatgtaaatgaaaatatgtttaataaagcgtagaaaattatattttttagacgaTTGCGTGcgattaaatcaatttttaaaccgATGGAGCGAAAAATATGgataaaaaccaatttaatattgatgttaATTTGGTATGGTTCTGGATTTGCATTCCGTTATACACGACCACctcatctaaaaaataaacatgtatcTACACAAGGAGCACTTgaagaaattgtattttctaaCATGGGCactggttattattttataactttcttGCAATAGTTATAATCactgtctttttttttttttttttggtagtgCGACCACCTGCGACTGTGCTCCAAAATGACATACGAAAATTTATAGCTTATGACAAAGAAACAGcgtctaattttattaataactcttTGAATTATCTAAACTGGGCTTTTTCTgagtttataagtttattccAAGAAGTATGCACGATTATGTtgacatttatacattacatttattagtttcattttatacataagacTTAAGTTGttacttttacaattttaacagataaaagatataaacggcaataattcttttattatttcgtcAGAAGAAGTGAATAAGCTAAAAAGCTGCGGTAAAAGTTTCATTTACACTGTAACTTTATTACGTGTTATTGAAATGATGATTCATTTtgatcgtaatattataattgaccaAGAAGGATCACTTGGCAGAGTATTTCAGGTTACAAAAAATActagaatttttttctcagaggataatacatttgttttgtgtttttcAGTTAATATGTCAAATTCTTAATCGTATAAATGCTTCATCTTCTACGTTTAGTCACATTTTGGCATCATCTTTACCATACATGGAATGTGTACATAAGTTTACAATTCTTGTAGCAACAACTGGTGTTTTGTTATCTATGTTAGAgggtgaaataaataaaaagggtGATTgaataaatcttatataatattgcatatgaCCAacgtctaaaatataatatttttaaacaacaatataaataagtaaacaaaaatgtatgtgttttACACtcaaaagatttataaaaatcattttttaagtttaacatttttaactattgttttaaaatgtctataactCGATGTTGTAGACtgcaaaatagtatataatagatgttattcaaaattatttattataattaaaataactgaacTATAGTTTGTGATTTCTTATTTAGAATTATGTCAAGCAATTTTATTatctgaatatatattttatataaaattataaacctaatatacaatttaacaatagcacctaaaaatattttaattttgtatttaatatacattttgtataatgtattatgattaCTGAATAACAAGAAGatagataaaataagtttacttttggtaaaaaaataaaatatttaattgctatcaaattgatttaaaaactaaaaatgattaagatacttcttagatatttaaataacttctattattttattagtttcagAAGAAAATGCTGAAAGACCAAGCAAAATTTCTAGTATTCCAGAAATTACAGATGTTTTGATTTCAGatccaaattttaatttgtcatcattggactttattatattatcagaaaatgaaaatgatgaaCCATTTtccttaaatttttgtaaatagtatttataataaaaaaatcactatttatttataaatatttaatattagagttatgatataatattaaatatattttttatattccctcaattatattttactatcattGTACTTTTAATCACCTAATATAGCtgctttattaaatacattgatttagtttaattaattataatttattcaacgataaagtgtaatttaaaaatatgagatTAGTACTTGGTGAAtttggatttaaaatttttgggatctagtttaaagaatattataaatttataacaattatattaaggaAAATTAAAGGCAGAGAAAGAatatcttaattaatatttctaaaactagatattatctaaaataaaggctttaatattttaacggattttaaatatttgaacaattctattatttttacatcaatGTTGTTTTgctaactaattaaaaaaaaatacttacccGGAAAATCCGgccttgtttatattatattatatatttaaataattttctttatagcagatacctatacagtttcttacaaaataatttaatagtgtaAACTGATggaataatagatattacaaTACTTAAGCTATTTAATAGCAGTAAACCTTTGTGAAACACTGTATAgctaattaattcaattttgtttacatttttaattaatttatgaattatgttttacagttacagtacatatttattataatttttaacatattttgtctTCACTagataaaacttatattaataaggaAGAGTTTGAAAAAGTTGGTGATATGTATCAACATTTGGATTGGTATATGAAGCGTCACAAATCTATGGCTTCTAGCATAAATGAGGaggatttatgtataatatgttattcaaataaaaacagtgTAACTTTGATACCGTGTAGACATCAATGCTGCAAGTAAGCTCGTAGTTATATATTCAACTTTATAGTaatgataattcataatttaaaaagtcctGAAATTTGTActcaatattcataaaatcataagttatagttataacaattataaagtatGATAAACAAAAGCGAAAAATATGTTAGCAGgttttattaaatgcatataaagtCGTGTGCTTAACTTCTTATTCACATAAGCTAATGCGacgatgtaaattaatttatctgcGACAACTCACAATATACATTAGAAattctacattttttgtaaactaAAAGGCACATAATAAGTCTCTGTGGGATATGATGTAACATTAGGGATttgtctatttataatatagtattaatctCCTCTTTTGAGAGAGAAGGCGTTTTGGGAATCAAAGTttctagaataaaattatataataacgctAGTTGCTTGCAGCACCGCCATTTAAGTAATtgcgataaattaatttaatgataatacacTGTTTAGGaaagtacattatacataaatccTTGTATAGTAACAAATAGCACTTTTTTTGAATTCTAAATCTAactgttatgaatttatttctattataataatgtacttacTTTTCTAATTTACacgttttaatatgaattttatcatttaatgacGAGTTTGATGAATATCCAATTAATTAGGTAGATATCTTTGTACTTAGTGTTAATTTGAGCAtacaatatctaatattatacttaaaaatttttaggGTAGTTTATCAGTCATacctttttttctataataatgcagttatttagcagatttttttctaaaaattatgtcAACCAAAAACTAATCGTTAGTCGTTAGCATTAGTTTATGAGATAAGGGATTTAGAAAATTTGGTGACttcagtaatttaaaaatttaaatattacctaattatttatttttaatttttaataatgattaaaaattctagatgtaatacaatcatattttagattttgagcggagtaatgaatgtattgtttttacaatgaCATGGGTTTTATTTTGAggcagtaaaaatgcttcaatttagAACTTTGAAGGTGATTTCTGGTAGGTAGCAAATTGAATttagttgataatttaattcaaaaataaaaaactactcgtaattctttaaaaaatctaaaattaaaaaagttttttttgtttggttttattattacaattgtaGGAACTTGAgattttcactaaatgtttaattatcatttaaaaatatttaattaaataatgttcggttttttttttataaatgccaataaaaaatttacgaatggattaacatttttgaaagtttaataaaagattccacatcataagttgttcttatatttgtatacaaattataaaattaaatatgcacatttattttatatatgcatTGAAAGTTCAAATGTTTGtcaaaaatttgtcaaaatttataagaatttaaaaactataaatatttcgtagcaaaatattcataaaatctttaattattttaattaagccTTAGTTACTAAgttatgaacatttaataaaatgttcctcataaataattaatactgcaactaataaatttaagaaagtaagaaaatatacaaacacaattatttttttatttatatttgaaattaacatTCGGACGAAACTATCTGTTAAATGATGAATAACGATGTtaagtattttcttttatttcaaaaGCATTATTCAAgggaaattaaaacttttatgcatatttttcgcttgaattttactatacgtaatgcaattttcaaaagacttatactttaaaatatcatctatttatactatgaacCTATTCATACTGTTTCATGATATTTAAAGTAAGGTATTACTAatccataatttaataattataataattaaatattataaatgcaatgtttacggaaaaaattaatcaacctATTGCGATACTAAaagtatcataaataattttaatagctatattaataaaacatattatgataatatatactgagTTACTTATGTTTACAGACTATTTTTTCTCAGAATTGATtttcatttacaataatatatcaatgaatttaaatccAATATACCCATAACAATGAACCATACTCAACATCTAATGAAAATAGAGGGGGCGCTAGCAAGCGGTATTTAATtgcttacctttttttttttatactttgtagaatcatatttaaagaccattgttcatattataaacattttgataactGGAAAGCTGCTAgttcaaatgaaatatataaaaaatttcaaaatattcactgaataatttacagtaaatatCGCTGGTagtcatttcaaaaatataggtTTGTATCGTTACAGGATTTTCTTTAAGTAGTACAAAACTctcaacaatttgaaaatatggtctttacctaattatatttttataattcattattaagaGATAAAGTGAGTATGAGCATACTTCGTGAATCACACATTTacactattatacataaatatgatataaagttTTGTTACTTTGTTTCATACAAAATCTAGGTACTCagcgttttttattattggtataataaatatgaaaaataagacataaaataatcacgatgttgtcatatattttaatttgaacatattattttacattttgatacaaactatatttatttttttcagattatgtataaatcatCACATTCTTTATTCacgtgtttgtttttattgtaaggGAAGAATCGAATCGGTGGTAGATACTAATAATTTGTCGACTGTAATACATGATTTTGGAACTGAACCCCCACCATTATCATGAACTAGATGGACAGCACAacagattataatatcatcaatatttaaaatatataatagttattataaaataaaaatttatatatttattactattaaattaaatgagttAGAATTATGGGTTAAATtatgaatgataaaaaaatctatagctaatatttattggcgtttaattaaataactattgtagataagaataaaaataaaaaaaaaatttagaaaaattcattgaattaatccttaaagatatattttaaaaaagtattaaaaatacaaaataaatatggttatacattttaatataatttttaccaattttGGATAAACCAAGTTCcacttgaaataaaaaattacaataatgctTTCAAATGAGTAGATAGTTGTAACCAATTCTGAGTAGGatcttatagttattaattcataagtttagtattatacaacataattttatttagttacttattttactttaatccattttaaatatactgatAAATTGTTTGGttcagtaatataaattaaaatgagtaaCACCAACactttatacctactaaatatatgtattataaaaatattttagtatacaattttaaaatttaaaaccattattgttttataaattaaaattataaatattaaatattaatattagtttattatttacaaaatattgtaatgattatttttaattattaaataaattgcatacataaaccaataaataatgCTACTATAAAcgtgaaattaatatatttactcttAATGGTTGTTAAAAGACCTTTATTATAACTGCAGGCTTGCAAACGAGAATGAAAATGCAACATATTGAAGAATAAAGTAGAAGTGGGAGGCATAAGAATGGGCTGTGTTTACTTGTGCAGTTTAGTGTTTCACAGACCCTTAGGTGAGAAGATTAAGTCATTCGTGTACAAACGTCGCGTCATGAACGTCCTAATCCCACTGGCTTTGTCGGTATTCTTGCTcaatcaaaataatgcttggtttataaatcacaaaaattcaGGAGGTAAggaattcttatttatttaatttatatacaattttaaattgaaaattatttaaattaacaagctttaatttttgaaattaaaaataaccctCATTTGCAATTTACGTTCTAAcataaataatggttttttttttattaaaaattaatgattaaaaaaaaataataatattatattttataaaaattgagacagttaaaaataaataaataaataacttttaatttctatgactttatatattaaaggTATACTTGATACTTGTGtaagtgttaaaatattttaaataaattaaaattttttatacaatatttaattatgaaatttgtaTTCGTGTATAtagtcttattatttttatattttaaattataatgtacttggtaataatattggtttactttctataatttgtaatactttttaactgaaatattacatttttagttttttgtatcgtttaaaaatttgaaattgcataatttataagtgagtattatctaaaaaaaaaaataatatatctatattaagtatttatagcaTGGAGATTTAGGAattttaaacatgaaatatcGTAGGTATcactataatcatatttaaaattaaagtcagaattctataaattatgtatttttgaagtataaattaataattttatttttaatttttttttaaaaacttctttaatataaattgaattatctgaaaatattaagtaacatgaacaaataaataaaattttgggCGTcggcatttaataaattaatacatacgttttaaaaatacaattattttcacaCATGTATATTTAAGAGGATTCAttctttacaaaatataaactattatttttttttttaataatatagttaacctatttaaattttctataatatttaattttttttgtaaatatttcattcatatttaataaacttttgtaAATTCAATACTCATCACTTTTTGTGACTTGTGAGGATAgtccttaaatatttataccgattattatgtataattcgaTAGAACGcatgacaaatattatatatgaatgtacacattgtcaaaataaaacaaaaaaaataactaaaatattgaagtgATGATTGGACAGGtatccataattttttttaaagaatatgttatggatttgttttttttcttataagaagtatctttaaaatatttttttaatatgttatatttcaaatgttatttCCATACacctattttcaataattttgaatgcaATTGTTTCTTCTTCTTAGTTGTTAGACCgttgttttctttttgtaaatattacttataggtacatatttttttagggtaaaatataggtattaacgaTGCaacatgaaattaaatactttttttcattcagaaatgattgttcatttatttgaacattttgagataatattcaatccaaagtataatagtataaataatttttataaagttgaaattaaaaaaaattcttgaaatataaaattcaaataaaatattacattttatatttgatggtaaaatgttaaagtgcaaacacataaaatggaatggaataaaattatggagatgacaaaaaaaaaaaaatgatattatttatgttacataTAACCTAAAGttgattacataaaaaaaaatttggttttcgagaacttaaataaatgtttttatatagatataggcATATTGCTTAttgaatttgtaataaatgttaaatataaaatattctattgagaatacatattatattgttactactattatatttatatttattttttttactcataaaccaatatatttaactacttatatacatttgaaagctacaataattttatttttaacagaaaaaaCCCAAATGTCTttaaggttttattttattatttacttttatgtatcaaagttaaactgaataataagtaggaatgaaaaaaaaactaaatcgtttttatatgtataatgacagcggctttatttatttgaggtaaaattaaattattaagtcttagtactatacataatttaatttttcttttcaaaaagtttttttataccatacagtctgtatcatattttcattatatagtatttttgaaaattacttagttttaaaaacattaacttcaaagttaattaaaattcgaaatgttgatttattgttattttttaatataactaggcctgttatttagatatatttagtattaatatattttaataatcataaaaattaaatttttaagcggTTTTTCCAGTTATTGGGGTTatgaatttagtttttactgttatattttcgatattctaataattgcattgtagattatacaattattgtaaattttctgCACATTATGTTTGCATTAACAAATAGTaagtattatttctaaaataattcatcttTTTCctcatataaatagtattttaaataaattataatttatgattttagtttattgaagttaatatgtgtttttaagaaaacaatgaaaatttacTTTGGTAAAGTCTTCAAGGGGATTTAACTTGACAAgacttattacattaaaaaaataatgttgtttaaattgtttttttgaattaaatgttaaaattttaaatgtacaatttttaactatgaaattaaattcaagTTTCATTGCAAcgatgaacaaaataatgctTTTAGACCCTGATCATTCGGAAACGGTGATAAATGATtcgtatataatgtttttcctTTAAATTATTCTCCTACAAAATCGTGAcccattgttttaaaatgttaagtctGTTTTAATACTAACAGCATTTAACAAATAGAAATCattaaaagcattttaaagtaatttttactgTGTTGTATTAATCTGTTTttacacttatatttaaatatttgaaaatagagCATTGATGGTAAggatacttttataaaagacCTTTGAAAAAATTCctctttgtaaaattaataaaaccaagCCAGAAAAACTATTTGGCTAGGTTGAAAAGCAATTTCTCCCAAAACCCAtctaatatattcaattaaaaacctCAGtggtataaaagaaaatagaatCACATTTTAgactgtatttataataaatattagggaattaaataatattactttctcaattattcaaatatttttgattgaaatgattttagtgcttacattaaacattaaaccatttaaaaatattctcttaGATAATTCTAAGtagttacaatttattttttgttataatatatatataataaaaaatatattaaatgtacaacgtgaatgaaataataatgcattttgaagaataaaaatgttaatttattgttttatatgattatctTTTCCCactgtaatatgtatactcgTAACACTAAACATGGATGACTTTATATGGACTTCGGTTGAGTGGACCGTTTTA from Aphis gossypii isolate Hap1 chromosome 1, ASM2018417v2, whole genome shotgun sequence includes these protein-coding regions:
- the LOC126548990 gene encoding E3 ubiquitin-protein ligase RNF123-like isoform X4, encoding MEILADKLKFDELLNVEKMYFENVESFNSSHLNGHMMFSEFGTIYSRSNLATVKSIHSIQNDGGVYQYEVQLNSNGPMRIGWATQMCAFTDELGVGETENSYGFDGYRLEKWNMSNACTYGRKWRVGNIIGCTIDLGKKSIEFFNNGESLGVIVEELINKDNLTYFPALTLSDEENVVVNLGERPFKFPILNSKPLITSPIALINYFRRLEKNIYSLIESQINLNKKNTKNNLKHYDKIRINNIIKNILFHQFEHLLKNQFIVDSCFILFLRNLNKRSPEKLIVFLELMWENIPKYRMVSIMNYLIFCLLCDFKCTWRNRFDISHQSEVLKLLTAICRETNTRKEAIVNIFFDKIKFAHFLHIISPSDEMLEKMIPRVYWSIENVELSEDMQNKLIKNFPQDYKKSKSAYNEASEKLKKLLNQLEKLQIIFLKTLLNDNDQTDTIVSSRVLFSRRFQSFTQENMIYWRNDPMLKLPGPVLLSTFFRLSFLLRELLSEELVDVNDLKIHPNIFYLENYNFFGIERIGGTFSYLKNMYKEIIKSKLGLPSDSQNDDDIDTDMDDDVIEINSVAGFITILTRIIRNTEDRNANIHIADAVMNRILSFDLPTDKIHVFSVLLNNIMFLYHVASHRQLIEYVAFKKRLAELSIDYALVDYELKTTNENKDVLEHTLKDIEKKVCLSSRHIAWLKSLIFVATNEQILEWILMIISHTLKYCSDIEEELFRFVPHFYIDNLLGLAVLLPDYTNITQTFDDIIVGKKWLATLIAEILMKIFNDQRIIHPKSREIITQGITLYLTHPKSIVLLQEVSEKSRLRAIKSIFKPMERKIWIKTNLILMLIWYGSGFAFRYTRPPHLKNKHVSTQGALEEIVFSNMGTVRPPATVLQNDIRKFIAYDKETASNFINNSLNYLNWAFSEFISLFQEIKDINGNNSFIISSEEVNKLKSCGKSFIYTVTLLRVIEMMIHFDRNIIIDQEGSLGRVFQLICQILNRINASSSTFSHILASSLPYMECVHKFTILVATTGVLLSMLEGEINKKVSEENAERPSKISSIPEITDVLISDPNFNLSSLDFIILSENENDEPFSLNFYKTYINKEEFEKVGDMYQHLDWYMKRHKSMASSINEEDLCIICYSNKNSVTLIPCRHQCCKLCINHHILYSRVCFYCKGRIESVVDTNNLSTVIHDFGTEPPPLS
- the LOC126548990 gene encoding E3 ubiquitin-protein ligase RNF123-like isoform X1, which codes for MENSNIEHIDVSTVVEEVTKIFGKDGKNKLKTLVRNEKVYPDKDKLKDDMEILADKLKFDELLNVEKMYFENVESFNSSHLNGHMMFSEFGTIYSRSNLATVKSIHSIQNDGGVYQYEVQLNSNGPMRIGWATQMCAFTDELGVGETENSYGFDGYRLEKWNMSNACTYGRKWRVGNIIGCTIDLGKKSIEFFNNGESLGVIVEELINKDNLTYFPALTLSDEENVVVNLGERPFKFPILNSKPLITSPIALINYFRRLEKNIYSLIESQINLNKKNTKNNLKHYDKIRINNIIKNILFHQFEHLLKNQFIVDSCFILFLRNLNKRSPEKLIVFLELMWENIPKYRMVSIMNYLIFCLLCDFKCTWRNRFDISHQSEVLKLLTAICRETNTRKEAIVNIFFDKIKFAHFLHIISPSDEMLEKMIPRVYWSIENVELSEDMQNKLIKNFPQDYKKSKSAYNEASEKLKKLLNQLEKLQIIFLKTLLNDNDQTDTIVSSRVLFSRRFQSFTQENMIYWRNDPMLKLPGPVLLSTFFRLSFLLRELLSEELVDVNDLKIHPNIFYLENYNFFGIERIGGTFSYLKNMYKEIIKSKLGLPSDSQNDDDIDTDMDDDVIEINSVAGFITILTRIIRNTEDRNANIHIADAVMNRILSFDLPTDKIHVFSVLLNNIMFLYHVASHRQLIEYVAFKKRLAELSIDYALVDYELKTTNENKDVLEHTLKDIEKKVCLSSRHIAWLKSLIFVATNEQILEWILMIISHTLKYCSDIEEELFRFVPHFYIDNLLGLAVLLPDYTNITQTFDDIIVGKKWLATLIAEILMKIFNDQRIIHPKSREIITQGITLYLTHPKSIVLLQEVSEKSRLRAIKSIFKPMERKIWIKTNLILMLIWYGSGFAFRYTRPPHLKNKHVSTQGALEEIVFSNMGTVRPPATVLQNDIRKFIAYDKETASNFINNSLNYLNWAFSEFISLFQEIKDINGNNSFIISSEEVNKLKSCGKSFIYTVTLLRVIEMMIHFDRNIIIDQEGSLGRVFQLICQILNRINASSSTFSHILASSLPYMECVHKFTILVATTGVLLSMLEGEINKKVSEENAERPSKISSIPEITDVLISDPNFNLSSLDFIILSENENDEPFSLNFYKTYINKEEFEKVGDMYQHLDWYMKRHKSMASSINEEDLCIICYSNKNSVTLIPCRHQCCKLCINHHILYSRVCFYCKGRIESVVDTNNLSTVIHDFGTEPPPLS